In Triticum aestivum cultivar Chinese Spring chromosome 5B, IWGSC CS RefSeq v2.1, whole genome shotgun sequence, the following proteins share a genomic window:
- the LOC123112494 gene encoding uncharacterized protein isoform X2, translated as MLNRVMSMQRESRRLQIQPHNGPADSTVHRKDSTCTEDHCSQGGEPQCPGPHLPEDIWCHIFSLLPMQDAARTACVSHAFKRSWRCYPNLAFNAKALGMDERSCGEDEIVRNFTSRVDNILKNHSCIAIKTLEIVFRYYDDKLKYLEVLHCSSLKVIEIEAPNLSNFQFMGLCQVQLSLGVALQFKKFDMSFPGVVSYACTNLLSNLQYVEALSLCSRHEIIDTPVLPSKFLHLKHLSVDLNAMTFPPTYDYCSLISLFDASPSLETLVLNVLQRKMLHESIVGDTSNLRQIPGHRHDRLKTVKIIGFSSAKSVVELTCHIIENTASLQCLTLDTTTGHPWHSCLTNYSGKCLHLRVDFLVEVGKGLLAIKTYVEPKVPSRVKLNVVEPCRRCHDLEPLS; from the exons ATGCTCAATCGGGTGATGTCGATGCAGCGGGAAAGTCGTCGCCTGCAAATCCAACCCCATA ATGGACCAGCTGATTCAACGGTTCACAGAAAGGACTCAACCTGCACAGAAGACCATTGTTCCCAAGGTGGTGAACCACAATGCCCTGGGCCACATCTTCCAGAG GATATCTGGTGTCATATATTCTCCCTACTGCCAATGCAAGATGCTGCTCGAACTGCCTGCGTGTCTCATGCATTTAAACGTTCTTGGAGATGCTATCCAAACCTTGCTTTCAACGCGAAAGCACTGGGCATGGATGAAagatcatgtggagaggatgaaatagTAAGAAATTTCACCAGCAGAGTTGACAACATTTTGAAAAATCACTCATGCATTGCCATCAAAACACTCGAGATTGTTTTCCGTTATTACGATGACAAG CTCAAATACCTGGAAGTGCTTCACTGCAGCAGCCTGAAGGTTATAGAGATAGAAGCTCCAAACTTATCTAATTTTCAATTTATGGGTCTCTGCCAAGTACAACTATCACTTGGAGTAGCATTGCAATTCAAGAAGTTTGACATGTCCTTCCCCGGTGTTGTCAGTTATGCATGCACTAATCTTTTGTCCAACTTGCAATATGTTGAAGCTCTTTCTCTATGTTCACGTCATGAG ATAATTGATACACCAGTGTTACCTAGCAAATTCTTACATCTCAAGCACTTGAGTGTTGATCTTAATGCAATGACATTTCCGCCGACCTACGACTATTGTTCTCTAATATCCCTTTTTGATGCTTCTCCTTCCTTGGAGACCCTTGTCCTGAAT GTGTTGCAGAGAAAGATGTTGCACGAATCAATCGTCGGAGATACATCAAATTTGAGGCAGATACCAGGACACCGCCATGATAGGCTTAAGACAGTGAAGATCATTGGTTTCTCCTCTGCGAAGAGCGTAGTAGAGCTAACATGCCATATCATTGAGAATACAGCGTCACTTCAGTGCCTTACATTGGACACCACAACAGGACATCCTTGGCATAGCTGTTTGACCAACTATAGTGGAAAGTGCTTGCATTTGCGCGTAGATTTTCTGGTGGAAGTTGGTAAAGGGCTCTTGGCTATCAAGACATACGTTGAGCCAAAAGTTCCCTCAAGAGTCAAGCTAAATGTTGTGGAGCCTTGTCGCCGATGCCATGATCTTGAACCGCTGTCATGA
- the LOC123112494 gene encoding F-box/FBD/LRR-repeat protein At3g26920 isoform X1 yields MLNRVMSMQRESRRLQIQPHNGPADSTVHRKDSTCTEDHCSQGGEPQCPGPHLPEDIWCHIFSLLPMQDAARTACVSHAFKRSWRCYPNLAFNAKALGMDERSCGEDEIVRNFTSRVDNILKNHSCIAIKTLEIVFRYYDDKVCNLDGWLQTAITPGIEELTVQLSTKSRKHYNFPWSLLANENGKLIQYLKLSCCAFSPTVGLCLKSLSRLELFDVNITRDQMGSLLHNFFALQRMQLKNCNNITCLKMPFHLQQLKYLEVLHCSSLKVIEIEAPNLSNFQFMGLCQVQLSLGVALQFKKFDMSFPGVVSYACTNLLSNLQYVEALSLCSRHEIIDTPVLPSKFLHLKHLSVDLNAMTFPPTYDYCSLISLFDASPSLETLVLNVLQRKMLHESIVGDTSNLRQIPGHRHDRLKTVKIIGFSSAKSVVELTCHIIENTASLQCLTLDTTTGHPWHSCLTNYSGKCLHLRVDFLVEVGKGLLAIKTYVEPKVPSRVKLNVVEPCRRCHDLEPLS; encoded by the exons ATGCTCAATCGGGTGATGTCGATGCAGCGGGAAAGTCGTCGCCTGCAAATCCAACCCCATA ATGGACCAGCTGATTCAACGGTTCACAGAAAGGACTCAACCTGCACAGAAGACCATTGTTCCCAAGGTGGTGAACCACAATGCCCTGGGCCACATCTTCCAGAG GATATCTGGTGTCATATATTCTCCCTACTGCCAATGCAAGATGCTGCTCGAACTGCCTGCGTGTCTCATGCATTTAAACGTTCTTGGAGATGCTATCCAAACCTTGCTTTCAACGCGAAAGCACTGGGCATGGATGAAagatcatgtggagaggatgaaatagTAAGAAATTTCACCAGCAGAGTTGACAACATTTTGAAAAATCACTCATGCATTGCCATCAAAACACTCGAGATTGTTTTCCGTTATTACGATGACAAGGTATGTAACCTTGATGGCTGGCTTCAGACTGCTATTACACCAGGGATTGAAGAACTCACTGTTCAGCTATCTACAAAGTCACGAAAGCATTATAACTTTCCGTGGTCACTTTTGGCTAATGAGAATGGAAAATTGATTCAGTATCTAAAGCTTTCTTGTTGTGCTTTCTCTCCCACTGTCGGGCTGTGCTTGAAAAGTTTGTCAAGACTTGAGCTATTTGATGTTAATATTACGAGGGATCAGATGGGGTCCCTTCTTCACAATTTTTTTGCTTTGCAACGGATGCAACTCAAGAATTGCAATAACATAACTTGCTTAAAGATGCCATTTCATCTGCAACAGCTCAAATACCTGGAAGTGCTTCACTGCAGCAGCCTGAAGGTTATAGAGATAGAAGCTCCAAACTTATCTAATTTTCAATTTATGGGTCTCTGCCAAGTACAACTATCACTTGGAGTAGCATTGCAATTCAAGAAGTTTGACATGTCCTTCCCCGGTGTTGTCAGTTATGCATGCACTAATCTTTTGTCCAACTTGCAATATGTTGAAGCTCTTTCTCTATGTTCACGTCATGAG ATAATTGATACACCAGTGTTACCTAGCAAATTCTTACATCTCAAGCACTTGAGTGTTGATCTTAATGCAATGACATTTCCGCCGACCTACGACTATTGTTCTCTAATATCCCTTTTTGATGCTTCTCCTTCCTTGGAGACCCTTGTCCTGAAT GTGTTGCAGAGAAAGATGTTGCACGAATCAATCGTCGGAGATACATCAAATTTGAGGCAGATACCAGGACACCGCCATGATAGGCTTAAGACAGTGAAGATCATTGGTTTCTCCTCTGCGAAGAGCGTAGTAGAGCTAACATGCCATATCATTGAGAATACAGCGTCACTTCAGTGCCTTACATTGGACACCACAACAGGACATCCTTGGCATAGCTGTTTGACCAACTATAGTGGAAAGTGCTTGCATTTGCGCGTAGATTTTCTGGTGGAAGTTGGTAAAGGGCTCTTGGCTATCAAGACATACGTTGAGCCAAAAGTTCCCTCAAGAGTCAAGCTAAATGTTGTGGAGCCTTGTCGCCGATGCCATGATCTTGAACCGCTGTCATGA
- the LOC123112494 gene encoding uncharacterized protein isoform X3, with protein MLNRVMSMQRESRRLQIQPHNGPADSTVHRKDSTCTEDHCSQGGEPQCPGPHLPEDIWCHIFSLLPMQDAARTACVSHAFKRSWRCYPNLAFNAKALGMDERSCGEDEILKYLEVLHCSSLKVIEIEAPNLSNFQFMGLCQVQLSLGVALQFKKFDMSFPGVVSYACTNLLSNLQYVEALSLCSRHEIIDTPVLPSKFLHLKHLSVDLNAMTFPPTYDYCSLISLFDASPSLETLVLNVLQRKMLHESIVGDTSNLRQIPGHRHDRLKTVKIIGFSSAKSVVELTCHIIENTASLQCLTLDTTTGHPWHSCLTNYSGKCLHLRVDFLVEVGKGLLAIKTYVEPKVPSRVKLNVVEPCRRCHDLEPLS; from the exons ATGCTCAATCGGGTGATGTCGATGCAGCGGGAAAGTCGTCGCCTGCAAATCCAACCCCATA ATGGACCAGCTGATTCAACGGTTCACAGAAAGGACTCAACCTGCACAGAAGACCATTGTTCCCAAGGTGGTGAACCACAATGCCCTGGGCCACATCTTCCAGAG GATATCTGGTGTCATATATTCTCCCTACTGCCAATGCAAGATGCTGCTCGAACTGCCTGCGTGTCTCATGCATTTAAACGTTCTTGGAGATGCTATCCAAACCTTGCTTTCAACGCGAAAGCACTGGGCATGGATGAAagatcatgtggagaggatgaaata CTCAAATACCTGGAAGTGCTTCACTGCAGCAGCCTGAAGGTTATAGAGATAGAAGCTCCAAACTTATCTAATTTTCAATTTATGGGTCTCTGCCAAGTACAACTATCACTTGGAGTAGCATTGCAATTCAAGAAGTTTGACATGTCCTTCCCCGGTGTTGTCAGTTATGCATGCACTAATCTTTTGTCCAACTTGCAATATGTTGAAGCTCTTTCTCTATGTTCACGTCATGAG ATAATTGATACACCAGTGTTACCTAGCAAATTCTTACATCTCAAGCACTTGAGTGTTGATCTTAATGCAATGACATTTCCGCCGACCTACGACTATTGTTCTCTAATATCCCTTTTTGATGCTTCTCCTTCCTTGGAGACCCTTGTCCTGAAT GTGTTGCAGAGAAAGATGTTGCACGAATCAATCGTCGGAGATACATCAAATTTGAGGCAGATACCAGGACACCGCCATGATAGGCTTAAGACAGTGAAGATCATTGGTTTCTCCTCTGCGAAGAGCGTAGTAGAGCTAACATGCCATATCATTGAGAATACAGCGTCACTTCAGTGCCTTACATTGGACACCACAACAGGACATCCTTGGCATAGCTGTTTGACCAACTATAGTGGAAAGTGCTTGCATTTGCGCGTAGATTTTCTGGTGGAAGTTGGTAAAGGGCTCTTGGCTATCAAGACATACGTTGAGCCAAAAGTTCCCTCAAGAGTCAAGCTAAATGTTGTGGAGCCTTGTCGCCGATGCCATGATCTTGAACCGCTGTCATGA